The Candidatus Koribacter versatilis Ellin345 genome has a segment encoding these proteins:
- a CDS encoding Ig-like domain repeat protein has product MGRSISAGIYRNCDRLRFSLLVILSLSLTAFGQSSNNSAAALITQPIDDGNLVELKGNVYPAARASVDQGVADGSLALSRMILILRRSPAQELELQKYLDDQKNPKATAYHHWLTPQQFGERFGSNGHDVATITQWLRSHGFTIDSVAKGNNVILFSGTHAQLSAAFHTSLHQYKVNGKLQIANATNPQIPAALALAVVGIAKLNDFPLMPMHANFGGVTRHKGDAKWRPSKGAPQFNTKISGSDFFAVGPADFAEIYNVKPLWDAGIDGTGQNIAIAGRSDINPADVDAFRSYFGLPAKKLNVIYNGGNPGFQFGDEGESDLDIEWSGAIAKNATINFVASASTTTSDGVELSAQYIIDNALAPVMSLSYGECEVGLGDAGNALINELWRQAAAEGITVMVSAGDAGSAACDQGQPFAGYGIAVNGLGSTPYNVAVGGTDLYGTYLNASNYWNATNDPTSKQSAKSYMPELPWNNSCGNPQLLAAYQSLGYPDKTTEDLCNDVDLAPYVANVVGGGGGASACTNSSGGDPTTCTDGYTKPAWQSGVPGIPADTVRDIPDVSLFAGSGLWGSFYVFCESDVTPDLACNLDSGDDVQMLAAGGTSFASPAFAGVMALVNQKTNSSQGNANYDLYKLAGKQYSGSGAAACDTSAATTVNACTFYDVSLGSNAMPCASGTLDCTLNDSSHFLGVLPSYSSNAGYDLTSGLGTINAFNLVDSWSDATTTFSSSTTTLTLDSNSIAYGSTLTGSIAVGASSGGATPSGDASLITAAGTTGVGFGPFALRNGDAAFSVTGTAPGTYSVTAHYAGDATFAPSSSDPTSITIAKASTSATLNASKAAISAGESVTFQVMLATSSKAMNPTGTVTFTDSTTGATLGTTSVHADTDASGYSIGRAAINVDGKALNQGANSVVADYSGDGNYNASSASAVSVTYTPPFTLASTASVVTVTSGSSATAALSLTANGGPFPADITLSCPSPTPAGISCSFSPATLGAGSSTASSTLTVNAVFPATNGTHRSAPAHKANLHLELISGTGAAFAVVFLCLPVGRKPRLASLIVFMAFCLVTFGCGNDSHSPAASTTTLSATPTAGGYGSTFTFKATVSGQGAGGTVTFIDGSSQLGTASVSNGTATFTTTTLAYGQHSAVAQYGGDAHNLPSSSAAASVDVQYQTTLAVRASDSLGNTTTIQIPITVQ; this is encoded by the coding sequence ATGGGTCGCTCGATCTCGGCGGGTATTTATAGAAATTGCGACCGCCTTCGATTTTCGCTGCTAGTCATCCTCAGCCTGTCTCTCACAGCCTTCGGCCAATCTTCAAATAATTCAGCGGCTGCACTGATTACTCAGCCAATCGATGACGGCAACCTCGTGGAGTTGAAGGGCAACGTCTACCCGGCGGCGCGCGCCTCCGTCGATCAAGGCGTGGCGGATGGAAGTCTTGCGTTGAGCCGAATGATTTTGATTCTGAGACGCAGCCCCGCTCAGGAGCTCGAGCTGCAGAAATACCTCGATGATCAGAAGAACCCGAAGGCAACTGCCTATCACCACTGGCTTACCCCGCAACAGTTCGGAGAGCGCTTCGGTAGCAACGGTCATGATGTCGCCACGATCACGCAGTGGCTTCGTTCCCACGGGTTTACCATTGACAGCGTAGCCAAGGGCAACAATGTCATTCTGTTTTCCGGTACGCATGCGCAGCTCTCCGCGGCATTTCACACTTCCCTTCACCAGTACAAAGTGAACGGGAAGCTGCAGATCGCGAACGCCACCAACCCACAGATTCCAGCGGCACTGGCGCTCGCGGTGGTTGGGATTGCCAAGTTGAACGATTTTCCACTGATGCCCATGCATGCCAATTTCGGTGGGGTCACCCGTCACAAGGGCGATGCGAAGTGGCGACCTTCGAAGGGAGCACCGCAGTTCAACACGAAAATTTCGGGTAGCGACTTCTTTGCGGTAGGGCCCGCGGACTTCGCCGAGATCTACAACGTGAAGCCTCTTTGGGACGCCGGCATTGATGGCACCGGCCAGAACATCGCCATTGCGGGACGCAGTGACATCAACCCGGCCGACGTCGATGCCTTTCGCTCGTACTTCGGCTTGCCCGCTAAGAAACTCAACGTGATTTACAACGGCGGGAATCCGGGGTTCCAATTCGGCGACGAGGGTGAATCCGATCTCGATATCGAGTGGTCGGGTGCAATCGCGAAGAATGCCACCATCAATTTTGTGGCCTCTGCCAGCACGACGACGTCGGATGGCGTTGAACTCTCCGCGCAATACATCATCGACAATGCGCTCGCTCCCGTGATGAGCTTGAGTTACGGTGAGTGCGAAGTCGGTCTGGGCGATGCTGGAAATGCTTTGATCAACGAATTGTGGCGCCAGGCCGCAGCAGAAGGTATCACCGTAATGGTCTCTGCGGGCGATGCCGGTTCCGCCGCGTGCGATCAAGGACAGCCCTTCGCGGGGTATGGAATTGCGGTCAACGGGCTCGGGTCAACTCCTTATAACGTCGCTGTTGGCGGGACCGATCTCTACGGCACCTATCTCAACGCGAGCAATTACTGGAACGCCACAAACGATCCCACATCGAAACAGTCGGCGAAGTCGTACATGCCGGAGCTCCCCTGGAACAACAGTTGCGGCAATCCACAGCTGCTAGCGGCTTACCAATCGCTTGGGTATCCGGACAAAACGACCGAAGATCTTTGTAACGACGTCGACTTGGCTCCGTACGTCGCGAATGTTGTAGGTGGAGGCGGCGGCGCGAGTGCCTGCACGAATTCCAGTGGGGGAGACCCCACCACCTGCACAGACGGATACACGAAACCAGCATGGCAGTCTGGCGTTCCCGGCATACCTGCAGACACGGTGCGCGACATCCCGGACGTTTCGCTTTTTGCCGGCAGCGGATTGTGGGGCAGCTTCTACGTCTTCTGCGAATCTGATGTAACACCCGATCTCGCGTGCAACCTCGACTCCGGCGACGACGTCCAAATGCTGGCTGCGGGCGGAACTTCCTTCGCTTCGCCGGCATTTGCCGGTGTCATGGCGTTGGTAAATCAGAAGACCAATTCTTCGCAAGGAAACGCCAACTACGACCTCTACAAACTTGCAGGAAAGCAGTACAGCGGATCAGGCGCAGCAGCCTGCGACACTTCGGCAGCAACTACCGTCAACGCATGCACGTTTTATGATGTTTCACTTGGCAGTAATGCCATGCCATGCGCTTCCGGCACTCTCGATTGCACGCTGAACGACTCCTCTCATTTCCTTGGAGTGCTGCCTTCGTATAGTTCGAACGCGGGATACGATCTCACTTCGGGCCTCGGCACCATCAATGCGTTCAATCTGGTGGATTCGTGGTCCGATGCAACCACAACTTTCTCTTCCTCAACTACGACCCTCACGCTGGACTCTAACTCGATCGCATACGGTTCCACGCTCACCGGAAGTATTGCTGTCGGTGCATCGAGTGGAGGGGCAACACCTTCTGGTGACGCTTCGCTGATCACTGCGGCTGGCACGACTGGTGTGGGCTTTGGGCCATTCGCTCTCAGAAACGGCGATGCTGCCTTTTCTGTCACCGGAACGGCTCCCGGCACTTACTCCGTGACAGCGCATTACGCCGGTGATGCGACGTTTGCGCCAAGCAGTTCCGATCCTACGTCCATCACCATCGCGAAGGCATCGACTTCGGCAACATTGAATGCGAGCAAGGCCGCTATCTCCGCCGGCGAAAGCGTCACGTTCCAAGTCATGCTTGCGACCTCGAGCAAAGCGATGAACCCCACGGGAACGGTGACGTTCACCGATTCCACTACGGGGGCAACCCTCGGCACGACATCCGTCCATGCCGATACTGACGCCAGCGGCTACTCCATTGGGAGGGCCGCCATCAATGTCGACGGGAAGGCCCTCAACCAGGGAGCCAACAGTGTGGTGGCCGACTACAGCGGAGACGGGAACTATAATGCGTCCTCGGCCTCGGCAGTTTCGGTCACGTACACGCCTCCATTTACGCTCGCCTCAACGGCCTCGGTCGTGACTGTGACTTCCGGATCATCTGCCACCGCTGCCCTTTCTCTCACCGCGAATGGCGGCCCATTTCCAGCCGACATTACCTTGTCCTGTCCTTCTCCAACCCCTGCTGGGATTTCCTGTTCCTTCAGCCCGGCTACGCTCGGAGCGGGATCCTCCACCGCTTCGTCTACGCTCACAGTGAATGCTGTCTTTCCGGCAACGAACGGTACGCATCGTTCGGCGCCCGCACACAAGGCAAATCTTCACCTTGAGCTTATCTCCGGAACAGGTGCGGCATTTGCTGTCGTTTTCCTCTGCCTGCCAGTCGGACGCAAACCGCGTCTTGCTTCGCTCATTGTGTTCATGGCGTTCTGCTTGGTCACTTTCGGGTGCGGGAATGACAGTCATTCTCCGGCGGCAAGCACAACTACTCTCAGCGCAACGCCAACCGCCGGAGGGTATGGCAGTACTTTCACCTTCAAGGCGACGGTTTCTGGTCAGGGAGCGGGAGGCACGGTCACGTTCATCGACGGCTCATCGCAATTAGGCACGGCTTCCGTTAGCAACGGTACAGCCACGTTCACCACCACGACACTTGCATACGGGCAGCATTCTGCGGTTGCGCAATATGGTGGGGACGCTCACAATCTGCCATCGTCTTCCGCAGCAGCATCCGTCGACGTCCAATACCAGACCACCCTTGCTGTCCGGGCCTCTGACTCATTGGGCAATACCACCACGATTCAAATACCGATTACCGTTCAGTAG
- a CDS encoding FG-GAP-like repeat-containing protein encodes MPGLLGAPYVPATIDSDTSGVYSSASTDVDGKSGIDLVTVDYDGTLNVLLNDGHGKLALSSSNTSAVALNPGIVYIEVADLNHDGHPDVVAMDASNSAFLVFLNNGDGTFGDASSVSVAPASGANYLNGGSFAVGDVNGDGIPDVVAISNLQNGSYPTYTTVFSQQTFLGNGDGTFAVPGSSTDVTLPGFQFVQYGQGVVIADLNGDKKADIVTEYYDAINYWVTVAGSLGNGDGSFAAIGSGSAVRAVLGIHSALRVLDLNGDKNPDAVFMVGDGNAYVALGNGDGTFRSSNTVLHGLPAAQAFQLGDFNADGYLDLLVFNIGSQAVYAGRGDGTFNPEPKAQYGGNQAGTQEPSPADFDGDGFVDFVIVDPAYGTASLYYGNGDGTFVAQRAIAPSNSSSTIPNAQEAPSNFVAVATGDVNNDGLADVLAYDYTSPFYTDFRMYPDVVLGIGDGKGGFSFTKLVSGYQLWIAKGFAVAPIVSDFDHDGKFDLVLETDTGLSIALGNADGTMGAFKAISLPVASSGCSFGNFDVGNIDNDSNGNLDMLIAYNGEGPNCIGNDTPSGYFVLLGDGKGGFDAAFTPYGGYVSETKLIDFDGDGILDMAVDDGYQTGILICNSCPTPITVLKGHGDGTFDTDGAHLVLDGWRISWLVVGDYDHDGKQDLTLLSRGQRDDASGGLVDDTEGILLLKGNGDFTFKDPVLIAKDTFATQARYVDLNGDGFPDLIFALDMSFEAVPTYSGLVLMQNLGDGSFSEPMNYLEPFGTEQISIADFNGDGAPDVLVAPYFYDGFTPSVLFLNQGGDSLSLTATPNSVTQGEDVVLRATLNAVLSGASGSVTFTSNGAVIGTAELSTGSVAELTTSELPAGTDTVTATYAGDANHNAATSAVASVSVQSLAPSFSINATPPSLNLKAGQSGSVTLNLAANAMFSGSVSFTCSGLPASASCSFSPASVALDSGKTGTVTLQIKTAGTSQARAITNRSLWTSAAGLALMQCLLLVLPIRRRKLARLFARYSAGLLCLLMLVGISACGGSSHDSSGGTPTGNSTITVTGSASSGSTTVTQTALISVSVTN; translated from the coding sequence ATGCCAGGACTACTTGGCGCACCTTATGTCCCCGCAACGATCGACAGCGACACTTCTGGCGTGTACTCATCGGCGTCCACTGATGTCGATGGCAAGAGTGGAATCGATCTGGTGACCGTGGACTATGACGGAACCTTGAACGTGCTTCTGAATGACGGTCATGGGAAGCTGGCTCTGTCCTCCAGCAACACCTCCGCCGTGGCGCTCAATCCAGGCATCGTTTACATCGAAGTCGCTGACCTCAACCACGACGGACATCCCGACGTGGTTGCGATGGATGCCTCAAACAGCGCCTTCCTCGTGTTTCTGAACAATGGCGACGGAACGTTTGGCGATGCGTCGAGCGTGTCGGTGGCTCCTGCAAGTGGCGCCAACTATTTGAACGGGGGCTCCTTCGCGGTTGGCGATGTCAATGGTGACGGCATCCCAGACGTCGTGGCCATCTCGAACCTTCAAAACGGAAGCTATCCCACCTACACCACGGTTTTCTCGCAGCAGACTTTCCTTGGAAATGGCGACGGGACTTTCGCTGTTCCTGGGAGCAGTACGGACGTGACCTTGCCGGGTTTCCAGTTCGTGCAATACGGGCAGGGAGTCGTCATCGCTGATCTGAACGGCGATAAGAAGGCCGATATTGTGACCGAGTATTACGACGCGATCAATTACTGGGTGACCGTGGCGGGTAGCCTAGGTAACGGGGACGGCTCATTCGCCGCGATCGGATCCGGTTCGGCAGTGCGCGCTGTTCTCGGCATTCATTCGGCTTTGCGCGTTCTTGATCTCAATGGCGACAAGAATCCAGACGCGGTCTTCATGGTTGGTGATGGGAACGCGTATGTTGCCCTCGGAAACGGCGACGGTACCTTCCGCTCCTCAAACACCGTACTGCATGGTCTTCCGGCGGCCCAGGCATTTCAACTGGGCGACTTCAACGCCGACGGTTATCTCGATTTACTTGTCTTCAACATCGGCAGCCAAGCCGTCTATGCGGGGCGCGGCGATGGGACGTTTAATCCAGAGCCAAAAGCTCAGTACGGTGGAAACCAGGCTGGCACTCAGGAGCCCTCACCCGCGGACTTTGACGGCGATGGCTTCGTCGACTTCGTGATTGTGGACCCCGCGTATGGAACCGCGTCGCTCTACTACGGAAATGGCGACGGAACGTTTGTCGCCCAGCGTGCGATTGCTCCGTCGAACTCATCTTCGACGATCCCAAACGCGCAGGAGGCTCCGAGCAACTTTGTCGCAGTGGCGACCGGCGACGTCAACAACGATGGCCTGGCCGATGTGCTCGCTTACGACTACACGAGTCCGTTTTACACCGACTTTCGCATGTACCCGGATGTGGTGCTTGGCATCGGCGATGGCAAAGGTGGGTTCAGCTTCACAAAGCTGGTGTCGGGTTACCAGTTGTGGATTGCAAAGGGGTTCGCGGTGGCCCCCATTGTTTCCGACTTCGACCACGACGGAAAGTTCGATTTGGTGCTTGAGACTGACACTGGCCTGTCGATTGCACTGGGGAACGCGGATGGCACGATGGGAGCGTTCAAGGCGATCTCGCTGCCCGTCGCGAGTTCCGGCTGTTCTTTCGGAAACTTCGACGTCGGCAATATCGATAACGACTCGAACGGAAACCTCGACATGTTGATCGCATACAACGGTGAAGGTCCGAATTGTATCGGCAACGACACCCCCTCCGGCTACTTCGTCCTGCTTGGCGATGGCAAAGGCGGTTTCGATGCCGCGTTTACCCCATATGGCGGATACGTGTCTGAGACCAAATTGATCGACTTCGACGGAGATGGCATTCTCGATATGGCGGTCGACGACGGTTACCAGACCGGCATCCTCATCTGCAATAGTTGCCCCACGCCCATCACGGTTCTGAAAGGACACGGCGACGGCACCTTTGATACCGACGGCGCGCACCTGGTGCTGGATGGTTGGCGCATTTCATGGCTAGTTGTGGGTGACTACGATCACGATGGCAAGCAGGACCTGACGCTCTTGTCGCGAGGCCAGCGCGATGATGCGTCGGGTGGCCTCGTGGACGATACCGAAGGCATACTCCTGCTAAAAGGCAACGGCGATTTTACGTTTAAAGATCCGGTGCTAATTGCGAAAGATACTTTTGCGACCCAGGCGCGATACGTCGATTTAAATGGCGATGGGTTTCCTGACCTCATCTTTGCACTCGACATGTCATTCGAAGCGGTGCCAACTTACAGCGGCTTGGTATTGATGCAGAATCTTGGCGACGGCTCTTTCTCCGAGCCGATGAACTACCTTGAACCATTCGGTACCGAGCAAATCTCCATCGCTGACTTTAACGGCGATGGCGCGCCCGATGTGTTGGTAGCGCCCTATTTCTACGACGGATTCACTCCCTCTGTGCTGTTCTTGAACCAGGGTGGAGACTCCCTGAGCTTGACAGCAACACCGAACTCCGTGACGCAGGGCGAAGACGTGGTGCTGCGCGCTACGTTGAACGCCGTTTTAAGTGGAGCCTCTGGCTCTGTAACGTTCACGTCGAACGGCGCGGTGATCGGAACCGCTGAGTTGAGCACAGGTTCGGTCGCCGAACTTACTACATCGGAGTTACCCGCAGGAACCGACACCGTGACGGCCACCTACGCCGGAGATGCGAACCATAACGCAGCGACCTCGGCGGTCGCGAGTGTCTCGGTGCAAAGCTTGGCGCCTTCGTTCAGCATCAACGCCACTCCACCCTCACTGAATTTGAAGGCTGGGCAATCTGGATCGGTGACGTTGAACCTTGCGGCGAACGCCATGTTCAGTGGATCAGTCAGCTTTACCTGTTCCGGGCTGCCTGCCAGTGCGAGCTGCTCATTCTCGCCGGCTTCGGTGGCACTCGATAGCGGAAAAACTGGCACCGTTACTCTACAAATAAAGACAGCTGGCACCAGTCAGGCGCGCGCAATTACCAACCGCTCGCTGTGGACTTCTGCTGCGGGACTCGCGCTGATGCAGTGCCTGTTGCTGGTGCTGCCGATCCGGCGTCGCAAGCTCGCACGATTGTTCGCGAGATACTCCGCGGGCCTGCTCTGCCTTCTGATGTTGGTTGGCATTTCTGCGTGCGGCGGGAGCAGCCATGACAGTTCAGGTGGAACACCAACCGGCAATTCGACAATCACTGTTACAGGGAGCGCCAGTTCTGGCTCCACGACAGTGACGCAGACTGCCTTGATTTCTGTCTCAGTAACCAACTAG
- a CDS encoding (Fe-S)-binding protein, whose protein sequence is MSAPLPLAHAHYANVSGYVLFTAISLIALSLFAYTIVRRAIPLLKAQADPRFNRAGERLWVAFRCWLLQWKHPRYRWAGLLHVIIFAGFLSLSLRSTELVMSGVFDAVSLERHLGEWFAVGYGVLKDYAATAALIAVVLAAVRRFFFRPARYEPRPGDAHHHMAEALTVLGFIAALMISESVFGASTYRLSGGEAPATYSLASGVSHLLGALGPGRLESIRQYSFLAHEITFFGFLCFLPFAKHFHVLTSLLNIYFSRLDRGTVKPVRWNVPESDLDKLPSLGVRYLSDFTWKHLLDFYSCADCGRCSDNCPANAAGRRLSPRFLTIQARDYIFARYTIFGKPVPDMALVGNVYSADEIWSCTTCGACEEECPMQIEYIDKIVDMRRALVEDGEVPSTLKKPMKALESRGNPFGKLEKKRADWAKVNDGEASLDVKVLSGTTAAKTLFFVDSVGAYDDRIQRVTRTAARLLSETGENFGILGAAEKDSGHDVRRFGEESLFQVLRESNTEAILASGVERIVTGDPHAFNALRHDYRGLPPVEHLSQYLARQVRTEKLQLVGTPEATVVTYHDPCYLGRHNQIYDEPREVLDAIPGIKRVEMQRCRDRSFCCGGGGLMLFYEAQEKERMGVLRVKMAAEAGANTIVTACPFCLINIEDAIKVAGMEGNMRAMDLTEFVSLHLPVRYLPEETAAIAGPLVTTAVH, encoded by the coding sequence ATGAGCGCCCCCCTGCCTCTAGCTCACGCTCATTACGCGAACGTTTCCGGTTATGTCCTGTTCACGGCGATCTCGCTGATTGCCCTCTCTTTGTTTGCCTACACCATCGTGCGCAGGGCAATCCCGCTGTTGAAGGCGCAAGCTGATCCGCGTTTCAATCGCGCGGGAGAACGCCTCTGGGTCGCCTTCCGATGTTGGTTATTGCAGTGGAAGCACCCACGCTACCGCTGGGCCGGATTATTACACGTCATCATTTTCGCGGGCTTCCTGTCGCTTTCTCTACGCTCGACCGAATTGGTCATGTCGGGCGTTTTCGACGCGGTCTCACTGGAGCGGCATCTCGGGGAATGGTTCGCCGTTGGCTACGGTGTGCTGAAGGACTACGCCGCCACGGCTGCGCTGATTGCCGTGGTACTTGCCGCGGTTCGTCGCTTCTTTTTCCGACCGGCACGTTACGAGCCACGGCCCGGAGACGCACATCACCATATGGCCGAGGCCCTGACGGTTCTCGGTTTTATCGCGGCGCTGATGATTTCCGAGAGCGTGTTTGGCGCGAGCACGTATCGATTGTCGGGTGGTGAGGCGCCGGCAACGTACTCGTTGGCGAGCGGAGTCAGCCATCTTCTAGGGGCGTTGGGTCCCGGTAGGCTGGAAAGTATTCGCCAATATTCTTTCCTCGCGCACGAGATTACGTTCTTTGGCTTCCTTTGTTTCTTGCCGTTTGCCAAGCACTTCCATGTCCTGACCTCGCTTCTGAACATTTACTTCAGCAGATTGGATCGAGGGACGGTGAAGCCGGTGCGATGGAACGTGCCTGAGTCCGACCTCGATAAGCTTCCGTCCCTCGGCGTTCGCTACTTGTCTGATTTCACCTGGAAGCACTTACTGGACTTCTACTCGTGCGCCGATTGCGGGCGCTGCTCGGACAACTGTCCGGCGAATGCTGCCGGGCGACGGCTGTCGCCGCGATTCCTGACAATTCAGGCTCGCGATTACATTTTTGCGAGGTACACAATTTTCGGTAAGCCCGTTCCAGATATGGCGCTCGTCGGGAATGTCTATTCGGCTGATGAAATCTGGTCCTGTACGACATGCGGGGCTTGTGAAGAAGAATGCCCGATGCAGATCGAGTACATCGACAAGATCGTCGACATGCGGCGTGCCTTGGTGGAAGACGGTGAAGTTCCGTCCACGTTGAAGAAGCCCATGAAGGCGCTAGAGAGCCGCGGCAATCCGTTTGGCAAGCTCGAGAAGAAGCGCGCGGATTGGGCGAAAGTCAATGATGGCGAAGCGTCGTTGGACGTAAAGGTCTTGAGCGGGACGACCGCCGCAAAGACCTTATTCTTTGTGGATAGCGTCGGAGCCTACGACGATCGCATCCAGCGCGTCACACGGACAGCTGCCCGGCTCCTTTCTGAAACGGGCGAAAACTTCGGGATTCTCGGAGCTGCCGAGAAGGATAGTGGGCACGACGTCCGCCGTTTTGGCGAAGAGTCTTTGTTTCAGGTACTTCGTGAATCGAACACCGAGGCGATTCTCGCGTCCGGCGTCGAAAGGATCGTGACCGGCGACCCGCACGCGTTTAATGCCCTGCGCCACGACTACCGTGGATTGCCGCCTGTAGAGCACCTTAGCCAATACCTGGCCAGGCAGGTGCGGACCGAGAAGCTTCAACTTGTCGGGACGCCAGAAGCGACGGTCGTTACATATCACGACCCGTGTTATCTCGGACGCCACAACCAGATATATGACGAGCCTCGCGAAGTACTGGATGCCATCCCCGGCATAAAACGGGTCGAGATGCAGCGCTGCCGAGATCGCTCCTTCTGCTGCGGGGGCGGCGGCCTGATGCTCTTCTACGAAGCCCAGGAAAAAGAGCGAATGGGTGTACTCCGCGTGAAGATGGCTGCCGAGGCGGGCGCGAACACGATCGTCACGGCTTGTCCGTTCTGTTTGATCAACATTGAAGACGCTATCAAGGTAGCCGGGATGGAAGGCAACATGCGTGCCATGGATTTGACGGAATTCGTCTCGCTCCATCTGCCGGTCCGATATTTACCCGAGGAAACCGCAGCGATCGCTGGACCCCTCGTCACCACTGCAGTGCATTGA